TTATAAAAATCAGTTAATCGAGGGGAGGTGGGGGGAGCTAAGAATTATGCAATGGTGTCAAACGTCTTCAGGGAATTCAACTATATGCTAAAACGTTTCTCATCTAATTACTATAGTAAGTATTGGACTCCTGCATTGATCTGAATCATTAAGTGTTATCAAACCCAGATCAAAATCAGTTGTAAAACTGATGGTATATTTCCTCTGATACTGTAATATACATGATTAATCAAGAAGTGTTTTCAGTATTTTCATTTGACCCAGTTTTCCCAGTGAGTTTGATTGTTGCATTCAGTTCACCTGTTGTCTAATTAACTCAATAGTTCCTTGTTTGGtcttgtacactgtaaaaagtgaaagttgacttaacttaaaaaaaattgaggaaacccgttgccttaaaattattaagtacataataattaaaaaaaaaaaaagttaactgcACTTGACAATTCAGTTAACttatttaagttaagtcaacttattactttttacagtgtatatatactcCTTGTGTTCCTGATTTCCTTTGTCCTGTCTGTGTCAATAATGTTAAGGTGTTGTGTGATCTGTTTTCCTGAGTGTTGAATTATAGACTGTTTCTTTGGATTTTTCGTCTTTGTGCACTACTTATACTGCGACCACCTTGACAATAGCTTAATAAAACTCATTGTTTATGTCTTGTATCAGCTGTAATACTCACCCACTTGCTTTTCTAGTTCAGAGATCTTGCGGCGATAGTAAATCACAACAGCAGCTACAACTGCAGTCAGGAATAACAAAACAGCAGCAGCTATCCCAAATATAGCACCCGGAGACAGACCCGGATCAGGAACAGCTGAAGAGAGACAGTGAATGTGAGGTACATTACAGGTAGCTGACCAGAaaatctcaaaaacaaaaatggtcCTTTGGTCTTTACAGAGAAATGGAAATATCACGttcaaaatatcacatttaattcatttaaagtaatgtagtatgcattttctttgtaattgttcgTGAAATTTACTCGCAGTTTCTGagtgatccacttcaaatgttgactactatagTTAGATAAGTTAATCAAACACAAACAAGTATCTGTTTTAAGGTGCTGACCAAACTAGTCTTTTAAAGATATGCTCTATAAAGACTCACCACTGACAGAAACCAAGAATTGCTGCGAGCTCTCACAGCCTCTGATCTGTAGCTCATAAAGTCCAGCGTGTTCGGTTCTGGTgtctgtgatggtcagagatccagtctgatccaGCTCCAGTCTGCCTTTGAATCGCTCATCGGCAATGTTTACTGAGGTCTCATTAGTTTCCACATTGATTTTAGCCAGGAGAATGCCTTTATCCCCAAACCTCCACACTATCAGATCGTCTCTCTGTATTGCAGTAACATAATTCTGTAGAGTGACAGactctccctccatcactgatacTGACTTCACTCCACCCGTCTCAGCAACCACACCTGGAAAGCAAATCAGATCAGAAAACTGGGGCTTGTAAAATTTGCAGGCAACATCCAATCATTCCAATTCTCATCATCAGGAATTTTGCCTAAATAACTTAATTCAAGTTGGTCTTGCGACTTTGCCGTTCTGATCAACAGAAAGCAGTGGGAGCATTGCTTCATAATTCTCAAtgctattaaaaatgaaatttcccTAAAATATCCACTAATATGACCGCACCTTTAAGGATGCCTAAAGTTTTACAGCGTGGTTCAAATTGTGAAATCATGAAACCTGAAAcaagattaatataaaaaaagatattCTTGGGATACTCACCAATTACAGTAACATTAAATGTCTTAGTCGTACTCTTTTCTCTAGAGATGGTTAGTTTATATTGTCCCGAGTGTCTGATTCTGGTGTTTCTGATGGTGAGAGAACCAGTTTTTTGGTCTACTTGCAATTTGTCTCTGAATCCCACATCATCGGTGACAAAAAATGAGGTCAGGTCGTTCTTTCTCGTTATTTGGGATATGACAAAGCCTTTAGGTCCAAACACCCACAGTAAAGTATCATCGTTCAGTATTTCAGTAAGATTAGTGTGTAGAGATACAGAATCTCCTTCCATCACTGACATTGTTATATCTGTTgcaccaaacacacctgcaaaacataaatgaacaattacaGATAGCTTAATCTGATACCACACCTCAGTATACAGATTCAGCTGAAAACACTGTGTGAGACAGATATGGCATtatcatgaaaaataataataataatagaccatattgatattatattaatcatattgataataataataataatgtgaaaaattaaaacatattgtataaagtaaaaatacatttttacatttttaagcaaTACAAACGAGATTTCTGCCTCAGAGAGTGGAGAGAAGGATGTTAACAAGTGTATGTTTGCTGGTAAGATGTGTTTGACAGATTGTGGTGTGGAGAATTGTTCACTGATggttgtaattttattaatgaagaacatGGCAAAGTCGTCAGCTGTTAAGAGTTGATGAAAAagggggaggaggaggacaaaggagggaggaaaatgttttaaagagcatgCGAGAGTTAGAtgaattgttaattttgttgtgaTAGTATGTCCTAttagcagtggagacattagCAGGAATGGATGTAAATTTTTGATATTTCTGTCTGTATCTTGGAGTTATTTTAAAACCACAAccgccagaggtcgctgtatacctaaaaccGCCAGTGGGTATAATTTACCCATGCActtgtattatgccactgtcttcacaaagtaatgtctagagtcataaaatgatcatttttagtcatcaaatatgtttttgtcctgttgttttaaattaaaacaatagcTACAACATGCCACAGTTGTAATATAAATCTATAGGGAAAAATCTATTCCCTTAACAGATTATCTATTATAAATTCTACAAGTTAGACAAAATTTACCACAATAAATAAGCCTACAGTAATACGTGATAAATTATAGTAAAGGTGGTCATGagtagtttaaaaatattttacagtttttctcagtcgctttggtgcatttctcgaatcatccttaatatttgcaTAACAGtaagtgcatttctcaaaacaacttCTCAAAAGTCCTTGAGTCATTGTGTACGGATAAGACAGTCAAATTGCTtggtcatgttgtcaatataacagtgtaCTCTGGAGGGATGttctgatgtaaactatggcaacagtttggatgacagttactgtattgaaatgcagaatgctgCGCTttttatgtatgccatatatccatttcaaacatacaaatttacacattactgtatgtgggatattgattgaaagactGGATTGGATACAGTTTACTAgtgttctgaaaaaaaaaaaaaaaacattacaacatcattgtgatatagaaaagaaaaagaaatatgggcacaaagggtttttttttttttgaaagtccattgtcagaatttgtaactcttgtgttgtcctctgtctatatatgctttccaattgaaggttCATGAAATGTAtctttgagctatttcagagaactggtttatcattggttcctcttcaggaacgagacgctgcgtccaagaacgctaggggaacgcctccagcgtgaccgcgctctgatacaaatgtaatctgtccaaaggatgggcgagacgtcacgggcgggtgacgtaatggccaggaggcataaaagcacgtgcggtggaaccggcgtcagcttttgtcattcagcaaccgctactctgtgtgtgtctgtcgatctgtgtggtgagtcttatttagtgttgtttgtcaCTTGAAATAAGCTCCACAATGTCTAAAGTGCAGAGAAACTGCACTTGGGCGAGAGCAGATCGCATTACAGGCTGTGTTTTTCACTAACAGTCCGTGTGTGGTCTGCTTGAGAGCAGGGCACGCAGAGTCAGCTCTCGAGGGAGCTGACTGCCCACTTGTGAGCGTTTGTCGCTGCGTATGCTTACTCTCAGAgggctctctttgaggagggagcTTTCACATGCGTTCCTTGCGTTACCGGCCCGCTTTCGCCGAGGCGGAGCAGCGGCTGCGTTCGCGGGGATCGCAGATGGATCAGGTGGAGGGAATGAAGACGGGCGATCCCCTATCTTCTTCCTTCCCATCAGATCCAGCGCCCGCTCTCTGGGTTCGGAAGCCCCGCGGGTTCTTCCCCCCAGAGAGAGGGCTCGACGCTCCGCCTGTCTTTCTCCGAGGAGGTAGACATGAAGGGcgtcgatgagctttgtaaaatcgCAGTCTTTGCACGAGCATTGTTTGCACAAGCTTATTATGAACGAGGTTGTCATTATAGCAGTGTCCCTGCATAGGAACGGAGTTCGCGCTGTCAGctcgagagaaaaaaagaagagaaaaaaaaaaaaaaaggggctgACGGCGGCGAATGAGATCGCGGGGATCGCACATAGATCTGGCGGACGGGTTGGAGACGGGTTCGCCCTCTCTCCACCTGCAATCCCCAGATCTAGCGCTCGCTGGGGCTGGAAGCCAGCGGTGCGGTTCTTCCCCCTTTGAGTGAGAGCTCACTGTTGCAGCGCGCGTTGCCGAGGCGACGCGTGCATTATGTCATTCTCGTTCGTTTCATGAATCCTTTTCATATCAGACCGTATTTACTTGTCTggttgtttttctccatttaattctgaggaattaaatgttctattTCATCTAACTAGGAGAAGTTAGGTGTGTATGTGTAAAAGGAGCCTAAGAAAACTTGGGATTTTCTCGAGTGAGAGCACAATGTTTTACttctcttcctctgaggaggttgatgtggtcagcaggggctgctgggcgGAGCAGCCCCAACCGTGTTCCAGCTCCTCATATAGGGAGCGTCACTTCTCTTACTCCCCAGTATGTTGGAGTCAGAGTGGCGCTCCTGGGCCGAGGCCTTCTAGCAGAAGGCGGATCTGCGGACCGTCACTCTCGCTGGATAGTCTTTGGCTAAAACATCCTGCTGCCTATGGCCCAGGACTTCTGAGGGCCGGCCCTCTGGGGAAGAGTGGcatacacggtgcccgtctctcctcagtgccctcaggagatcggtctgccaaccctgccacgtacggtgttccagggcgcagcgatctccagcgagcacacatctcagtttcttccgcccggaaacgtagcggagctgagatgctcgccaccccttcgggggtctctagagcagctagtttggcttTCTCCTGCCGGTGTGCCGTTCCAGGATACCGAACTAGCCGCTCTGAttataccagaggccagtctccagagactggttcccttagtaggcaCCTGGCGGTGTGGGAGCCCCTGCCAAGCGTGTCTCATTGGGTCCTGCGTTGCAGGCTCTGGTTCTACCAGTCTAGTCTTCCTAGAAGATGACGCGAGTCTGAGGACAGTCGCTTCAATAGGAGACTTCGGCTGAGGTAGTCCTGGTGCCCATGGCCCAGAACTTATGAGggcaggcccctctggggaaAAGCGGCGTACACCGCGgtacacggtgcccgtctctcctcagtgccctcaggagatcggtctgccaaccctgccacgtacggtgttccagggcacagcgatctccagcgagctcacatctcagtttcttccgcccggaaacgtagcggagctgagatgctcgccacccccttcaggggtctctagagcagctagtttggccgTCTCCTGCCGGCGAGCCGTTCCAGGACACCGAGCTAGCCGCCCTGgttataccagaggccagtcttgagagactggttcccttagtagactatttggcagcgtgaaaactactgccaaatgtgtctccatgggacctgcatactgtagagaggctacagaatccagttTGGTTCTCCTCCGCCTCTTTTCAACGGGGtgaatcccactctggtgggccccgagcaggttctggtaatggaacgagaagtagagtactctcttgaggaaggaggccatcgaggtggtccctcctctcgaaagagattccgggttctacagccggtacttcatagttcccaagaaggatggagggttggcgtcccattttagatctgcatcagttgaaccactcagtcagcagactgaagttcaagatgctcaagcaggtcgtgtctcagatcaggtccgaggacgggtttgtcacgatcgatctaaaagacgcatacttccatatctccatccttcccactcacagggagttcctgaggtttgctttcgagggcaaagctcaccaatatcgggttcttcccttcggcctagcactcaccccgcacttttacaaagtgtgtggatgccgcgttagctccgttgcggctacaaggcatccgcatatccactttggttgattctcgctctatcagagcagatggcggctcggggggggggggttgtacTTGCTAGTTACTCCCCCCACCCACCCCCACCAACTACGCCCCTGATGTCACAGCATGAATGGAGACATTATATGGTGAAATTTGACCCGATAGCGTTTATAGAGGTATAAATGCC
The sequence above is a segment of the Onychostoma macrolepis isolate SWU-2019 chromosome 22, ASM1243209v1, whole genome shotgun sequence genome. Coding sequences within it:
- the LOC131530385 gene encoding uncharacterized protein LOC131530385 isoform X1 — translated: MYPGVWSLQTLFSLLAGVFGATDITMSVMEGDSVSLHTNLTEILNDDTLLWVFGPKGFVISQITRKNDLTSFFVTDDVGFRDKLQVDQKTGSLTIRNTRIRHSGQYKLTISREKSTTKTFNVTVIGVVAETGGVKSVSVMEGESVTLQNYVTAIQRDDLIVWRFGDKGILLAKINVETNETSVNIADERFKGRLELDQTGSLTITDTRTEHAGLYELQIRGCESSQQFLVSVSAVPDPGLSPGAIFGIAAAVLLFLTAVVAAVVIYYRRKISELEKQVAVTVEEKLVADGDSVTLETDTEVQKDDKIQWCYKEDNNLIAEISGATSKKTYDGFDEIFRSKLVLDGQTGNLTINNIRGIHSGVYKLQISGKNTRTEYKNFIVTVKVRTVPVMSGEFVTLNTETEIQSDDLILWTRGAKNSLVVKVDSGTTSISEKFRGRLELDKTTGSLIITNTRTTDSGVYKLQIINSEQTTFRRFNVTVTGSTAKQVNESETVEMSLLSEDVEEVNE
- the LOC131530385 gene encoding uncharacterized protein LOC131530385 isoform X2, giving the protein MQMLLLSLLLLLVDGVFGATDITMSVMEGDSVSLHTNLTEILNDDTLLWVFGPKGFVISQITRKNDLTSFFVTDDVGFRDKLQVDQKTGSLTIRNTRIRHSGQYKLTISREKSTTKTFNVTVIGVVAETGGVKSVSVMEGESVTLQNYVTAIQRDDLIVWRFGDKGILLAKINVETNETSVNIADERFKGRLELDQTGSLTITDTRTEHAGLYELQIRGCESSQQFLVSVSAVPDPGLSPGAIFGIAAAVLLFLTAVVAAVVIYYRRKISELEKQVAVTVEEKLVADGDSVTLETDTEVQKDDKIQWCYKEDNNLIAEISGATSKKTYDGFDEIFRSKLVLDGQTGNLTINNIRGIHSGVYKLQISGKNTRTEYKNFIVTVKVRTVPVMSGEFVTLNTETEIQSDDLILWTRGAKNSLVVKVDSGTTSISEKFRGRLELDKTTGSLIITNTRTTDSGVYKLQIINSEQTTFRRFNVTVTGSTAKQVNESETVEMSLLSEDVEEVNE
- the LOC131530385 gene encoding uncharacterized protein LOC131530385 isoform X3, whose product is MSVMEGDSVSLHTNLTEILNDDTLLWVFGPKGFVISQITRKNDLTSFFVTDDVGFRDKLQVDQKTGSLTIRNTRIRHSGQYKLTISREKSTTKTFNVTVIGVVAETGGVKSVSVMEGESVTLQNYVTAIQRDDLIVWRFGDKGILLAKINVETNETSVNIADERFKGRLELDQTGSLTITDTRTEHAGLYELQIRGCESSQQFLVSVSAVPDPGLSPGAIFGIAAAVLLFLTAVVAAVVIYYRRKISELEKQVAVTVEEKLVADGDSVTLETDTEVQKDDKIQWCYKEDNNLIAEISGATSKKTYDGFDEIFRSKLVLDGQTGNLTINNIRGIHSGVYKLQISGKNTRTEYKNFIVTVKVRTVPVMSGEFVTLNTETEIQSDDLILWTRGAKNSLVVKVDSGTTSISEKFRGRLELDKTTGSLIITNTRTTDSGVYKLQIINSEQTTFRRFNVTVTGSTAKQVNESETVEMSLLSEDVEEVNE